The following coding sequences are from one Ornithodoros turicata isolate Travis chromosome 1, ASM3712646v1, whole genome shotgun sequence window:
- the LOC135392868 gene encoding uncharacterized protein LOC135392868 — translation MIIESLSVLPPIEAGQAELLNEIRTIKSKLDATDKKVTELSTKVAAIEGELSSFRDVPKRVQDLTDTTTSLSSGVCTIKDQIDKLENRMRRNNLVFHGLDDSSSETWAQSEALVTDLCKNNLGMEIPPHAIERAHRIGRYRPYRHRPIIVKFASYKTKEPVLSAGRFLKDTDISATGDYSLTVRTARKHFLAFAKSQSVPFKLRFDKLLLNGKLYTFNHETSSIVEKGA, via the coding sequence ATGATCATTGAGTCGTTATCTGTGCTCCCACCTATAGAAGCAGGGCAAGCTGAATTACTCAACGAAATACGGACTATCAAATCTAAACTAGACGCCACTGACAAAAAAGTCACCGAGCTATCCACTAAAGTCGCAGCAATCGAGGGTGAGCTTTCGTCATTCCGCGATGTCCCCAAGAGGGTACAGGACCTGACGGATACAACTACCTCGTTATCTAGCGGTGTCTGCACCATAAAGGATCAGATAGACAAGCTTGAGAATAGAATGCGGAGGAACAATCTAGTGTTTCATGGCTTGGACGATAGCTCTTCCGAGACGTGGGCCCAGTCCGAAGCTCTGGTAACTGACCTGTGCAAAAATAATCTAGGCATGGAGATTCCGCCCCACGCAATCGAGCGCGCCCACCGCATTGGACGCTATCGACCTTACAGACACAGACCAATTATTGTCAAGTTCGCGTCTTACAAAACGAAAGAGCCTGTTTTGAGTGCTGGCCGATTTTTAAAAGACACCGATATTTCTGCCACGGGCGACTACTCATTAACAGTTCGCACGGCTCGCAAGCATTTCTTGGCCTTCGCCAAATCGCAATCTGTGCCTTTCAAGCTCCGCTTCGACAAGTTGTTATTGAATGGCAAATTGTATACATTTAACCACGAAACCTCAAGCATTGTTGAAAAAGGCGCATAG